One segment of Alligator mississippiensis isolate rAllMis1 chromosome 13, rAllMis1, whole genome shotgun sequence DNA contains the following:
- the ANGPTL7 gene encoding angiopoietin-related protein 7 produces MPAKVTAQLAWLCILTVSLAIYPAWLQKPPKRRTVNSNAQVKTTGCCNEVKELKLQIANLSAMMGELNKKQEGDWVNVVMQAMKLEEITKSLESRLTDVESKYSEMNSQMGIMQLQAAQTVTQTSADAVYDCSSLYQRNYRISGVYKLPPDDFLGSPELEVYCDMETDGGGWTVIQRRKVGLISFNRDWKQYKEGFGNIRGDFWLGNEHIYRLSRRPTVLRVELEDWEGNIRYAQYNHFTLSNELNSYRLFLGNYTGTTGRDSLRYHNNTAFSTKDKDNDKCVDDCAKFRKGGYWYNCCTDSNLNGVYYRKGEHTKNMDGITWYGWYGSTYSLKRVEMKIRAEDFKP; encoded by the exons ATGCCGGCCAAAGTcactgcccagctggcatggCTCTGCATTCTCACTGTGTCCTTGGCCATCTACCCTGCATGGCTGCAGAAGCCTCCCAAGAGGAGAACAGTTAACAGCAATGCCCAGGTCAAAACGACTGGCTGCTGCAATGAGGTTAAGGAGCTCAAGCTGCAGATTGCCAATCTGAGCGCTATGATGGGGGAGCTCAACAAGAAGCAGGAAGGTGACTGGGTGAATGTGGTCATGCAGGCGATGAAGCTGGAAGAAATCACCAAGAGCCTGGAGTCCCGGCTCACTGATGTGGAGAGCAAGTACTCCGAAATGAACAGCCAGATGGGCATCATGCAGCTCCAGGCGGCACAGACAGTCACCCAGACTTCAGCTG ATGCTGTCTATGACTGCTCCTCCCTTTACCAGAGGAATTACAGAATCTCTGGGGTTTACAAGCTGCCCCCTGATGACTTCCTGGGGAGCCCTGAACTGGAG GTGTACTGCGACATGGAGACAGATGGTGGTGGCTGGACTGTCATCCAGAGGCGCAAAGTTGGTCTGATTTCATTCAATCGGGACTGGAAGCAGTACAAAGAGGGGTTTGGCAACATCCGGGGAGATTTCTGGCTGGGTAATGAACATATCTATCGGCTCTCCAGGCGCCCGACTGTGCTACGCGTGGAACTGGAG gactgggaAGGCAACATCCGCTATGCACAATACAACCACTTCACCCTGAGCAATGAATTAAATAGCTACCGCCTTTTCCTGGGGAACTACACGGGCACCACAGGGCGCGACTCCCTAAGGTACCACAACAACACAGCCTTCAGCACCAAGGACAAGGACAATGACAAGTGTGTGGATGACTGTGCCAAGTTCCGCAAAG GTGGATACTGGTACAACTGCTGCACAGACTCCAACCTGAATGGGGTTTACTACCGCAAGGGAGAACACACCAAGAACATGGATGGCATCACTTGGTATGGCTGGTATGGCTCAACCTACTCCCTGAAGAGGGTTGAGATGAAGATACGGGCGGAAGATTTCAAGCCCTAA